DNA sequence from the Candidatus Limnocylindrales bacterium genome:
TGGAACATCAGCCTGTTCCACTACCGCAATCACGGCGCCGACTACGGGCGCGTGCTGGTCGGCATGCAGGTGCCGGCGACCGAGCGGCCATTGTTCGAGGGCTGCCTGGCCGCGCTCGGATACGATTACGTCGAGGAGACCGGGAACGCCGCCTACCGGCTGTTCGCCCGTTGAGCACGAGGAGATCCTTCATGGCCACAGGCAAGACGGCCGCCAAGGCGGGAGAGACGTCCACACGGCGCGCGGCGCAGCGGAAGGCGTCGCCGGTACGCGGCAAGACGCAGGCGCCGCAGACGGCCCGGCCCGGCGCGTTCGAAGGATTTCCCGCCGACTTCCTCCGCTTCTTTCGCGAGCTCAAGAAGAACAACGAGCGCGAGTGGTTCAACGCCAACAAGGACCGCTACCGCACCAGCGTGCAGGCGCCGATGCTGGCTTTCATCTCGGCGATGGACCTGCCGCTCGGCCGTATCGCCGACTGCTTCGTCGCCGACGCACGGCCGATGGGCGGATCGATGTTCCGCATCTATCGCGACACGCGCTTCAGCCACGACAAGACGCCGTACAAGGACCACGCGGCGTGCCAGTTCCGCCACATGGCGGGCAAGGACGCGCACGCTCCGGGATTCTACGTGCACGTTGCACCGGACGAAGTCTTCTTCGGCGGCGGGATCTGGCGGCCGCCGAGCCCGGTGCTGCAGCAGATCCGCGCCCGCATCATCGACGAGCCCGACGAATGGAAGAGGATCACGCGCGCGCCCGCCTTCCGCCGCCGCTTCGGTGGTGTCGAAGGCGACGCGCTCAAGCGGGCGCCGGTGGGCATCGATCCTCTTCACCCGCTGATCGAGGACCTGAAACGCACTAGCTTCTTCGCCGTCCAGAGCGTGGAGCCGAAGGCGATCCAGTCGAAGGAATTCGCCGGCGAGGTCACGCGCTCGTTCCAGGCGCTGGCGCCGTTCATGCAGTTCCTGACCGAGGCCGTCGGTCTGCCGTTCAAGCTCGACGACTGAGACCGCACGACGCGGCCGTTGCCCACTGCGCGCGGCGCGGACGGCGAACACCGGCCCGTCTGCGCGAGCGCCAACGCTGCAACATCAGCGGGTGACCGGCTCTGCGGCCTGGCCGAGTCCGAACACGAAATCCTCCACGGCGCGGTTCCACTGCGCCGGCTGCTCGAAGTACGGCGAGTGCCCGCCCTCGATCTCCTGCACGCGCGAGGATGGCAGGTGGGAGGCGGCGCGGCGGATGATGGCGGGAGGGAAGATGCGGTCGCGGCTGCCGACCAGGAACAGCGCAGGCACGCGATTGGCCTTCAGCGCCGCGGCCTCGGCGCGCGCTGCCGCCAGCTGCGACGCGATCTCGCCGGGCCTGGGCGAGCCGAACGTGCTCAGCGCCTGGTAGAGATAGCCGAGGTCGGGCCGCGAGCGACTGAACTCCGCATCGAGGGCAGGGTGGACGCCCAGCGGCGGCGGCGAAGCGGACAGCGCGCGCGCCTGCTCGACCATGCGGCGATGGTGGGCGGCGATGTGATCGTCGCTGATGCCGGCCACCGTGTCGGCCAGAACCAGGCCGCGTACGCGCTGCGGATTGCGCAGCGCCATGCCGAGCGCGGTCCATCCGCCCATCGATTGCCCGACGATGACGGCCTGGCCGATCCCGGCAGCATCCATCACCGCCGTCAGGTCCTGCACCAGCACACCGACGTCGAATCTGCCGTGTGCGGGGCCCGAGGGCGCAAAGCCGCGCTGGCTCAGCGTCAGCACCGTGTGGGTCGGCGCGAAGTGTGCGACCTGCTGGAACCACACCGCGTGATTGCCGCCGAGACCGTGGATGAACACGATCGCCGGACCCTTGCCGATGCGTTCGTAGTAGATCCGCGTGCCGTCGGTGGCCGTCGCGGTGCCGGCGACCCGCGCGGGCGCCGCCGCTTGCACTGCTGCTGCGGCTTGCCGTTCGCCGGGCGACCGCGTCTGCACCGTCTCGGCCGCCTGCGTCGCGCCGGGCGGCACGGGCGGACGCGACGCGCAGGCGGCAATGCCGCACGCGACGAGGGCTGCCGCCAGTGCGGTGTGCCTCGCCCGCATCAGTGCTCCAGCTTCAGGTCCTCGGCCAGGACCGCGTCGATGCGCGAGTTCCAGGCAGGGTCGGCATCGGGCCGGTACGCGGGTAGCAGATGGCGCCGGATGAACAGCTGCGCCACCGCCGTCTTGCTGCTGCCATTCCCGAGCGCAATCTCGCGATCGGCCTCCCATAGCAGGCGCGATGCCTGGAACAGGCGCGACATCTCGGTGAGCTGCCGGCGGAAGTGGGTTGCGCCGTACTCGGGCACCGTCAGCGAGCGCGTCATGCGGCCGCCGAGATCGCTCAGCGTTTCGACCAGCGGCGGCACCTCGGCGCGCAGCTCGGCGTTCTCGAGGCTCTCGAGCACCGTCGTGATCTCGTCGTAGACGTTGGGCAGCAGCGCCAGCTTGGCGCTGTCCTTGAGCACCTGCATGCACAGCACGTTGTGCGTGCCCTCCCAGCTCTCGAACACGAAGTTGTCGCGCAGCAGCCGCGGCACCGGCGAGAAATCCTCGATCGCGCCGTTGCCGCCGAGCACCTCGAGCGCGGCATGCGCGACGTCGCTGGCGGCGATGGAGGTGATGTACTTGTTGGCGTTGACGAGGAAGCGATACAGGCTCAGCTCATGCTGATCGGCGGTGGAGGTCTCGACCTTGTCGATCAACGTGGTGAGGAACAGGGTGGAGGAGAGCGCGGCCTGCTCTTCGCACTTCATCGCGGCCAGCGTCTCGCGCACCATCGGATAGCGGCCGATCGGATTGCCGAACGCCTTGCGAGCGGCCGCATAGGTCACCGCTTCGATGTAGGCGCGGCGCATGACGCCGGTGGATCCGAGCGCATTGACCCAGCGTGAGGTGTTCAGCACCAGACCCGCGGCGATCTTGAAGCCATCCTCCAGACGCCCGATGGGGTAGGCGAGCGCACCCTGGAAGTCGATCTCTCCGCTGGCCATCGCGCGAGTGCCGAGCTTGTTCTTCAGCCGGCGGATGCGAAATCCGTTGATGGCGCCGTCGTCCGTGCGGCGCGGAACCAGGAAGGCACCGAGGCCGGCGGTGCCGGGTCTGCCGCCGGCGACGCGGGCCGTGATGAAGAACTGATCGGCGTTGGCCACCGAGCAGAACCACTTCTCGCCGCGGACCCGCCACATGCCTTCGCGCTCCGGATCGGGCGTGGCTTCGACCACGTTGGCGCCGACGTCGGAGCCGCCCTGCACCTCGGTCATGAACTGCGAGCCCATGTGCGCGCGGTCGTAGTCGGGATCGAGCAGCCGTGTCAGGAAGCGCTCCTGGAGCGCGGGCGTCCCGTGCACCTGCAGCGCCTTGATCAGGCCCGAGGTGCAGGCGACGGGGCACGCATGGCCGCCTTCGCCCATGTGTGCGAGCAGGTAGATCATGGCTGCCTGCTCCAGGTTGCGTCCAGGCTTGGCCTGGATCGCCATGATCCCGCTACGCCAGATGTGCCTGCCGGCCTCGCGGTACGAAGGGTGGAACTCGACTTCCTCGGTCAGCTCGCCGATGCCCGACCAGCCGCGCAGCCGCGGCAGGTTCTCGACGCGCTCGCAGTCGACGACCAGCGGATCGACCTTGCTGGCGAGCACGCCCCCGAAGTCGCGCAGCCGCGACCGCATGGCGTCGGCCTCGCCCGCACCGGCGAACAACGCGAGCAGGCGGTCGAGGTTGGCGTTGCAGGTGTAGTAGTTGTCAGGCTTGCTTCGCAGCCAGCCCTGCAGGAGCTGACGGCCGACGTTCTCACTCATGTCGTTTCTCCGCCGCCTCGATGGCGAGACACGACTATCAACCTTCGCCACCCGTGCAACAGGCGCGGGTTGCTCGGAGACACCGGCTTGCTACCCTCGCGCGCCCGCCGCGGTCCCATCTCGAGGAGGAGATCTCGTATGCAACTTGCCGATACCATCGCCGTCGTCACTGGAGGCGCTTCCGGACTCGGGCTGGCCACCGTCGAGGCCATTCTGCAGGGCGGCGGGCGTGCCGCCATCCTGGATCTCGCACGCTCCGACGGTGAGCAGGTCGCCGCCAGGCTCGGCGAGCAGGCGATCTTCGCGCCTGCCGACGTCGCGAGCGAGGAAGAGGTGACGGCGGCGCTCGACAAGGCCGCGGCCGCATTCGGCAACATCAACGTCTGCGTCAACTGCGCCGGCATCGGGACGGCGATGAAGACCGCCGGCAAGGGCGGGACGTTCCCGCTGGCGCTGTTCGCCAAGACGATCGAGGTGAACCTCATCGGCACGTTCAACGTGATGCGCCTTGCGGCGGCCAGGATGCTCGGCAACGAGCCGAACGCCGAAGGCGAGCGCGGGGTCATCATCAATACCGCTTCGGTGGCGGCATTCGATGGACAGATCGGCCAGGTGGCCTATTCGGCGTCGAAGGCGGGCGTGGTCGGCATGACGCTGCCGGTGGCGCGCGACCTGTCGCGCGACGGCATCCGCTGCAACACGATCGCCCCTGGCACCTTCGACACGCCGATGCTGGCGCTTCTTCCCGAGGAGGCGCGCAAGGCGCTGGCTGCGGGCATTCCGTTTCCGCAGCGCCTCGGCCGCCCGGCGGAGTACGCGCAGCTGGCGTGCGCGATCATCCAGAACGCGTACCTGAACGGCGAGACGATCCGTCTGGACGGCGCGTTGCGCATGCCGCCGCGCTGAAGGCGGGCTCGATCGGAAGGAAGGAACGGCGGCCTCGGCAGCCACCGTCCCGGGCGACCGCTCAGATCAGAACGCGACTTCGACTGGCGTCGAGTAGAACTGCCGGTACCACTTCCGGAACCTCGAGATGTCGCCGTCGCCCTCGGCGAGCACGGGCTTGTCGCGGAACAGCTTGTTGTTCCACAGTGGCATGTCCAGCTCCCAGTCCTTGGCGTAGTAGTCGTAGAAGCCCGCCGCCGTTTCAGGGTTGGAGCTGTTGTGCACGTAGTAGTTGTGCGTGAGCAGCATGCGCTCGGGCTCGATGGGCGTCAGCGACTGGACCGACACGCCTTCGATCAGGCCGCTGACGCGCGTCAGCGACAGGCCCGGGCCGAACATGAACGAGCGGATGGTGGCAAGGCCCTCGGCGCTGGATTGCGCGGCGGCGTCGCGCTCGAAGTCCAGGTGCAGCTTACAGATGGGACCTTCGGTGTCGTAGATGACCCCGCGCACGTTCATCTTGTGCAACGTGCCGAAGTGGGCCACGTCGAAGCCGTTCTCGTACAGCTCCTGCGGATGCGAGGTCAGCTCCCACTGCCGGCGGCCGAGCACGTGGTAGTCGGGGCTGGAGGTTTCGGGAATCATCTCGGGCGTCCACTGCGGCGCTGCGCCCTCGGCATGGTTCCAGATGATGATGAAGCCGTTCTGCTCGCGCACGACCGGCTTGCCGATGGCTGCCCGGGGCGGGATCCTCTTCGCATAGGGGATGTCGACGCACTGGCCGCTCTCTCCCGACCAGCACCAGGCGTGGAAGGGGCAGCGGATGTTGTCGCCTTCGACCTTGCCGCCGACGCCGAGATGGGCGCCGAGGTGCGGGCAGTAGGCGTCCAGGACGTGGGCGGTGCCGCCCTCGCCGCGGAAGACGACGAAGTCGCGGCCGAGCGCTCGCACCGCCTTGATCTGCCCAGCCTCGAGCTCATGCGAGTAACAGATGTTGAACCAGCCATTGGGATAGGGGGGCAGGGTGATGCGGGTCATGGCTTCCTCGCGCGGCGGCATCGCCGGGCTAGAACGTGTTTCAATCGGGCGCCATTATAGGCGGCGACGGTCCGTTGTCTATCGGCTGACGGGATTGGGCGGCGCCGGCGGCGGCGCGCCGCGGCCTCCCCGCCGGAGCCACCATACCGGCAGCGCGTTCGGCGGCGATGGGCGCGTTCGCGGGAAACACCGGGCTCGCCGTGCCGTGGCGGGCGACTCCGGCCCGACGCGGGCACACCGCGACTGCCCTTGCCGCGACATGCGCATGTCCGCCGTGCCGACGCGGGCACGCCGCGACTGCCCTTGCCGCGACATGCGCATGTCCTCCGTGCCGACGCGGGCACGCCGCGACTGCCCGTGCCGCGACATGCGCACGTTCTCCATGGCCCGGCTTGCGTCAGTGTTGGCGTCAGAGCAGGTTCGCGATTGAGACACTTGGTGAGACAGGCAGGCGTCGCAGGACGAGGCTGAATGAACGGCGGTCACTGCGGGATTCGGGCGGCACGGGTATCTGGCCGAGGCTTCCGACCGACAATCCTGCACCCGTCTATTGGAGAAATGTGCAGCCTTGCGATTGAGGGGGCCGGTATCCCTTCCCAACGCGTCCGTTAATTTGCTAAACACTCCTTAGACCGAGCAAAAGGGACGGGAGTGCCAGGGGGCACTCTGCCCGCCCGTCGTGCGAGGGGCACGCGGCCGGCCGTTCTACTTAAAAACTTGGGGGGCCCATGGGTCACGAAGTCACTTCCCAACGCCTGCTGCGCTTGAGTGCGTCGACGCTTGCGGTCGCTCTAATGATCGGCCTGGCGACGCCGTCGCAAGCGCAGATCCAGACTGCGGATCAGCGCGCATGCATCCTGGCGATGAATCGGGCAGCGGAGTCCATCGGCTCCGAGCAGCGCCTGCAGGTCCTGACCTGCATCGCCAATGCGCAGGCAGGCCTCCTCCCTCCGGGCATGAGCGTTGCCGACTGCATCGCCGCTCCCTCCGGAAAGCTGCAGCAGGTCATCGCCGCAGCATCCGATTCCGAGCTTCGCACGTGCCTCGACACCCCCGACTTCGGCTACTCCACGGCGCAGGACGTCACCGACGCGGTGCTGGGTCAGGAGATCCAGCTCGCAACGGAGATCTTCGGCCTCGACCAGCCCGGCGCGATCCTTCCGCTCATCGACCGCGCAGGCTCGCGCTGCCAGGCGGCCGTGGCCAAGAATTACCGGCGCCTGGTCAGCGAGCGCATGCGCGCATTCATCACCTGCAAGACCGACGGCCTGGGCGTAGGTCGCATCACGTCGGCCGCGGGACTGCAGGAATGTTTCGATGCCATCGCCGAGGATGCGGACGGCCGCATCCAGAAAGCGTTCCTCAAGCTCGCCAAGGATGTCGTCAAGCGCTGCTCGGTCGTCGACATCGCCGCTGCGTTTCCCGGCGAATGCGCCGACGCTCCGGACTTCCTGACCTGCGTCCAGGAGCGGATCTCGTGTCGCACCTGCATCGCGATCAACGCGGTCGACGGCGTGATGGAGCCCTGCGACGTTTTCGACAACGGCGAGGTCGATCGCAGCTGCGTCGATCCCCGCGCGAACGAGTGCGAAGGCGAGGGTGGCGGCCACGACTGCGACGCCAACGCCTCCTGCACGGATGAAGAAGTCGGCTTCCAGTGCACCTGCAACGACGGCTACCGGGGTGACGGCACCGAGTGCACGGACATCAACGAGTGCCGCTCGGCCGCCAACAACGACTGCCACGCCAACGCCACCTGCACCAACAAGCCCGGGGGCTACGATTGCGCGTGCAAGGCCGGCTACGAGGGCGACGGCTTCAGCTGCTCCGACCAGAACGAGTGCCTCGGAGAAGGCAGCGGCAACAACTGTTCGGCCGACGCCACCTGCACCAACGTCGCCGGCTCCTTCCTCTGCACCTGCAAGCCGGGCTACGCCGGCGACGGCGTGAGCTGCGTCGACATCAACGAGTGCGTCACGGGAGCCAACAACTGCTCCGCCAACGGCTCGTGCACCAACCTGATCGGCTCGTTCTCCTGCGCCTGCAACGCGGGCTTCGCCGGCAACGGCGTCACCTGCACCGACCTCAACGAGTGCATCGGCGAGAACGGCGGCAACAACTGCTCCGCCAACGGCACGTGCACGAACCTGCAGGGTACGTTCTCCTGCGCGTGCAAGGCCGGTTTCAGCGGCAACGGCGTCACCTGCACCGACATCAACGAGTGCGCGCTCAACACCGACAACTGCAGCGTCAATGCGACTTGCACCAACCTCGCCGGCAGCTTCTCGTGCTCGTGCCTGACCGGGTTCTCGGGCAACGGCGTCACGTGCACTGACCAGAACGAGTGTTTCGGCCAGGGCAGTGGCAACAACTGCTCGGTCAACGCCAACTGCACCAACCTGCCCGGAACCTACAGCTGCGCGTGCAAGCCGGGCTTTGACGGCAATGCGGTGGGCGGTACCTGCAATC
Encoded proteins:
- a CDS encoding DUF2461 domain-containing protein, translating into MATGKTAAKAGETSTRRAAQRKASPVRGKTQAPQTARPGAFEGFPADFLRFFRELKKNNEREWFNANKDRYRTSVQAPMLAFISAMDLPLGRIADCFVADARPMGGSMFRIYRDTRFSHDKTPYKDHAACQFRHMAGKDAHAPGFYVHVAPDEVFFGGGIWRPPSPVLQQIRARIIDEPDEWKRITRAPAFRRRFGGVEGDALKRAPVGIDPLHPLIEDLKRTSFFAVQSVEPKAIQSKEFAGEVTRSFQALAPFMQFLTEAVGLPFKLDD
- a CDS encoding alpha/beta hydrolase; translation: MRARHTALAAALVACGIAACASRPPVPPGATQAAETVQTRSPGERQAAAAVQAAAPARVAGTATATDGTRIYYERIGKGPAIVFIHGLGGNHAVWFQQVAHFAPTHTVLTLSQRGFAPSGPAHGRFDVGVLVQDLTAVMDAAGIGQAVIVGQSMGGWTALGMALRNPQRVRGLVLADTVAGISDDHIAAHHRRMVEQARALSASPPPLGVHPALDAEFSRSRPDLGYLYQALSTFGSPRPGEIASQLAAARAEAAALKANRVPALFLVGSRDRIFPPAIIRRAASHLPSSRVQEIEGGHSPYFEQPAQWNRAVEDFVFGLGQAAEPVTR
- a CDS encoding acyl-CoA dehydrogenase family protein; this encodes MSENVGRQLLQGWLRSKPDNYYTCNANLDRLLALFAGAGEADAMRSRLRDFGGVLASKVDPLVVDCERVENLPRLRGWSGIGELTEEVEFHPSYREAGRHIWRSGIMAIQAKPGRNLEQAAMIYLLAHMGEGGHACPVACTSGLIKALQVHGTPALQERFLTRLLDPDYDRAHMGSQFMTEVQGGSDVGANVVEATPDPEREGMWRVRGEKWFCSVANADQFFITARVAGGRPGTAGLGAFLVPRRTDDGAINGFRIRRLKNKLGTRAMASGEIDFQGALAYPIGRLEDGFKIAAGLVLNTSRWVNALGSTGVMRRAYIEAVTYAAARKAFGNPIGRYPMVRETLAAMKCEEQAALSSTLFLTTLIDKVETSTADQHELSLYRFLVNANKYITSIAASDVAHAALEVLGGNGAIEDFSPVPRLLRDNFVFESWEGTHNVLCMQVLKDSAKLALLPNVYDEITTVLESLENAELRAEVPPLVETLSDLGGRMTRSLTVPEYGATHFRRQLTEMSRLFQASRLLWEADREIALGNGSSKTAVAQLFIRRHLLPAYRPDADPAWNSRIDAVLAEDLKLEH
- a CDS encoding 3-hydroxyacyl-CoA dehydrogenase produces the protein MQLADTIAVVTGGASGLGLATVEAILQGGGRAAILDLARSDGEQVAARLGEQAIFAPADVASEEEVTAALDKAAAAFGNINVCVNCAGIGTAMKTAGKGGTFPLALFAKTIEVNLIGTFNVMRLAAARMLGNEPNAEGERGVIINTASVAAFDGQIGQVAYSASKAGVVGMTLPVARDLSRDGIRCNTIAPGTFDTPMLALLPEEARKALAAGIPFPQRLGRPAEYAQLACAIIQNAYLNGETIRLDGALRMPPR
- a CDS encoding Rieske 2Fe-2S domain-containing protein — encoded protein: MTRITLPPYPNGWFNICYSHELEAGQIKAVRALGRDFVVFRGEGGTAHVLDAYCPHLGAHLGVGGKVEGDNIRCPFHAWCWSGESGQCVDIPYAKRIPPRAAIGKPVVREQNGFIIIWNHAEGAAPQWTPEMIPETSSPDYHVLGRRQWELTSHPQELYENGFDVAHFGTLHKMNVRGVIYDTEGPICKLHLDFERDAAAQSSAEGLATIRSFMFGPGLSLTRVSGLIEGVSVQSLTPIEPERMLLTHNYYVHNSSNPETAAGFYDYYAKDWELDMPLWNNKLFRDKPVLAEGDGDISRFRKWYRQFYSTPVEVAF